A portion of the Sulfurospirillum diekertiae genome contains these proteins:
- a CDS encoding PAS domain S-box protein, with translation MVETISFTKRYITALSLIALLSILAYYNLNHLISSQSNDGKTINLSSKQGMLSQQIALYAIYYKTENLRTNIALMEDSHNLLLSFPMSNELKKIYFEEPFLLDKNIRTYLYHAKRFEENRDGRSLTYILQNSQKLLENLDLATAIYVATTESNTIKLKNVEFFIFIFTLVTLFFEAIFIFRPASKKIIEVTKELIRQHDYANTIIESNTNAIVTLDSRLNVQTYNHMAEKIFGYTKQEIIGEQFFQKIISKESLPVDQEGVLNFKKILEIENKEEVREIKAVNKTGHVFPIRISFGISGEEKSMLIISMQDISKEILKDKIMMQQAKFAALGEMIAIIAHQWRQPLAQLSFNCMYIRKKITDPELMEETAKNEEIIQFMSETITNFENFYKHVDNTIFNPIISIKQTLVLLESSLKLYQIKLIQQIDSTMNIFGNSNSLSQVILSIIQNTIDVIKISEIKHPFIQISLENSDKFVILTITDNAGGIQTPLIDDIFKPFHSNKNKLSTGIGLYMSKLIIENQFHGIINAKNTNDGAQFSILLPFYSNNL, from the coding sequence ATGGTCGAAACTATCAGCTTTACGAAACGATATATTACTGCACTCTCACTTATAGCGTTACTCTCCATTTTGGCTTATTATAATCTGAATCATCTTATTAGTAGTCAATCAAACGATGGAAAAACGATTAATCTTAGTAGTAAACAAGGTATGCTTTCTCAACAAATTGCTTTATACGCCATTTATTATAAAACAGAAAATTTACGAACAAATATTGCACTTATGGAAGACTCTCATAATTTACTCCTTTCTTTTCCTATGTCAAATGAATTAAAAAAAATCTATTTTGAAGAACCGTTTTTATTAGATAAAAATATCAGAACTTATTTATATCATGCAAAGCGTTTTGAAGAAAATCGTGATGGAAGAAGCTTAACATATATCTTACAAAACTCTCAAAAGCTGTTGGAAAATTTAGACTTAGCAACCGCAATCTATGTTGCTACAACGGAGTCAAATACCATAAAATTAAAAAATGTCGAATTTTTTATTTTTATTTTTACGCTTGTAACACTTTTTTTTGAAGCAATCTTTATTTTTAGACCTGCCTCGAAAAAAATCATTGAAGTGACGAAAGAGCTTATTAGACAGCATGATTATGCTAATACTATTATTGAGTCTAATACAAATGCTATTGTCACACTGGATTCAAGGCTCAATGTGCAAACCTATAATCATATGGCAGAAAAAATCTTTGGTTATACCAAACAAGAAATCATTGGTGAACAATTTTTTCAAAAAATAATTTCAAAAGAATCTCTTCCTGTCGACCAAGAAGGTGTTTTAAATTTTAAAAAAATCCTCGAGATTGAAAATAAAGAAGAAGTACGAGAAATTAAAGCCGTCAATAAAACAGGGCATGTCTTCCCTATTAGAATTTCATTTGGTATTAGTGGTGAAGAAAAGAGTATGCTCATCATCAGTATGCAAGATATTTCTAAAGAAATTCTCAAAGATAAAATTATGATGCAACAGGCTAAATTTGCAGCACTCGGTGAGATGATTGCTATTATAGCGCATCAGTGGAGACAACCACTTGCTCAACTCAGTTTTAATTGTATGTACATCAGAAAAAAAATCACTGACCCTGAGTTGATGGAAGAAACTGCTAAAAATGAAGAAATTATTCAATTTATGTCAGAAACCATTACAAATTTTGAAAATTTTTATAAACACGTTGATAACACTATTTTTAATCCTATCATCTCCATTAAACAGACTCTTGTACTTCTTGAATCTTCATTAAAACTTTATCAAATTAAACTTATTCAGCAAATTGACTCAACAATGAATATTTTTGGCAATTCCAATAGCCTTTCTCAAGTTATCTTATCGATTATACAAAACACCATTGATGTTATTAAAATTTCCGAAATCAAACATCCTTTTATTCAAATTTCACTCGAGAATTCAGACAAATTTGTTATCCTAACCATTACAGATAATGCGGGAGGCATTCAAACTCCTTTAATTGATGATATTTTCAAACCTTTTCATAGTAATAAAAATAAGTTATCTACTGGAATTGGTCTTTATATGTCAAAATTAATTATAGAAAATCAATTTCATGGAATAATAAACGCTAAAAACACCAATGATGGTGCACAATTTAGTATTTTACTGCCTTTTTACTCCAATAACCTATAA
- a CDS encoding response regulator transcription factor, with protein sequence MLDKYEFVLKNSSLLLAEDEKNLRDSFAKVLLLYVDKVYIASDGEEALALYNQHHPDIVITDVKMPKLNGLELIKLIRKDNHTIPIIVTSAYTDKDFLLESIKLLLVDYVVKPIKEGDLTRLLESSASILLEKSKTIVKINDTNFYDYTNKTFLQDNISITLTQKEVEFIEILLAHKGNLVTRQILEDKLYIYEEAPPSALKNLVFKLRKKITNDVIKTIGNLGYAIKD encoded by the coding sequence TTGTTAGATAAATATGAATTTGTTTTAAAAAATAGTTCGTTATTACTTGCTGAAGATGAAAAAAATCTTAGGGATAGTTTTGCAAAAGTTTTATTATTGTATGTTGACAAAGTCTATATAGCGTCTGATGGAGAAGAAGCCTTAGCACTTTACAATCAGCATCATCCTGATATTGTTATTACGGATGTTAAAATGCCTAAATTAAATGGACTTGAGTTAATCAAGCTCATTAGGAAAGACAATCATACTATACCTATTATTGTTACAAGTGCCTATACCGATAAAGATTTTTTATTAGAATCTATCAAACTTTTATTGGTCGATTATGTTGTTAAGCCGATTAAAGAAGGAGATTTAACAAGACTCTTAGAAAGCAGTGCAAGTATTTTACTTGAAAAATCAAAAACTATTGTCAAAATTAACGATACAAATTTTTATGACTATACGAATAAAACTTTTTTACAAGACAACATCTCCATTACATTAACACAAAAGGAAGTAGAATTTATTGAAATCTTATTGGCACATAAAGGCAATTTAGTGACACGGCAAATCCTCGAAGATAAGCTTTATATTTATGAAGAAGCCCCTCCTTCTGCGCTTAAAAACCTTGTTTTTAAATTACGCAAAAAAATAACCAATGATGTCATTAAAACAATCGGTAATCTAGGGTATGCGATTAAAGATTAA
- a CDS encoding c-type cytochrome, with amino-acid sequence MKKVACMLISVAAVSLMAADGEAIYKSKCFSCHGDKASKAALNKSQIIAGWDVSKIVGSVNGYKNGEGGPMKNVMKPIATALSDDDLKAVATAIASYK; translated from the coding sequence ATGAAAAAGGTAGCGTGTATGCTCATATCCGTAGCTGCAGTATCTCTGATGGCTGCAGATGGAGAAGCTATATACAAAAGTAAATGCTTTTCATGTCATGGTGACAAGGCTTCAAAAGCTGCATTAAACAAATCGCAAATTATTGCGGGGTGGGATGTCTCAAAAATTGTAGGTTCAGTCAATGGCTATAAAAATGGCGAAGGCGGTCCTATGAAAAATGTTATGAAACCTATCGCGACAGCATTAAGTGATGATGATTTGAAAGCAGTTGCAACAGCAATAGCTTCTTATAAATAG